The following proteins are encoded in a genomic region of Triticum dicoccoides isolate Atlit2015 ecotype Zavitan chromosome 1B, WEW_v2.0, whole genome shotgun sequence:
- the LOC119320319 gene encoding uncharacterized protein LOC119320319, producing the protein MSAASGYVAVPRCPVIFDGTNYTEFTGFMRIHMRGIRLWGVLSGEVCCPPRPVPPVAPTPPTPSVLPTDANQAAKDAAKVADEVADRAYDERVLAYEEALQLYHGALSAYTQWLDDDARAAAVLTASVLPQFASEFLGLSTVFEMWTRLRERYQPSGDALYLSVIRQEHALQQGDSTVDDFYAQSSAIWRQLDSLCSAGCRTCPCCQAVQANLEFHRVYEFLSRLRKEFEPRRAQLFARGRISLMEALSEIRAEETRLRGAGLLEVPSVLATRAPPPPAPSTTSRSSAPPLLPTPSGGSGRPRPHCAYCNNDGHLESQCYTKKKHLRKARSSSSGTSSSTSTASAIALTEQDILRLKRLLAASGSSSTGTAGSVTDASRTEQSPSTQSGPSHAHSGWGWPSPP; encoded by the exons atgTCTGCTGCATCGGGTTATGTTGCTGTTCCTCGCTGTCCGGTgatctttgatggtactaactacaccgagttcactggcttcatgcgcattcacatgcgtggcatccgtctttggggtgttctttctggcgaggtctgTTGTCCGCCACGTCCAGTTCCTCCGGTGGCCCCTACCCCGCCAACTCCATCGGTTCTTCCTACGGATGCTAATCAGGCTGCCAAGGATGCGGCTAAGGTTGCTGATGAGGTTGCTGATCGTGCTTATGATGAGAGGGTTTTGGCTTATGAGGAGGCTCTTCAGTTGTATCATGGTGCTCTGTCTGCTTACACCCAGTGGCTTGATGATGATGCCCGTGCTGCAGCTGTTCTCACTGCTAGTGTTCTGCCTCAGTTTGCTTCTGAATTTCTGGGTCTTTCTACTGTCTTTGAGATGTGGACCCGTCTTCGtgagcgctatcagccctctggtgatgccttatacctctctgtgatccgccaggagcatgctcttcagcagggtgactctactgttgatgacttctatgcacagagttctgctatctGGCGTCAGCTTGATTCTCTCTGTAGTGCTGGGTGTCGTACCTGCCCCTGTTGCCAGGCTGTCCAGGCCAATTTGGAGTTTCATCGCGTCTATGAGTTCTTGTCTCGGCTTCGTAAGGAGTTTGAGCCCCGgcgtgctcagttgtttgctcgtggcCGTATTTCTCTCATGGAGGCGCTTTCTGAGATTCGTGCAGAGGAGACTCGCTTACGTGGTGCTGGTTTGCTGGAGGTTCCCTCTGTGCTTGCTACTCGTGCTCCTCCGCCACCTGCTCCATCGACCACTTCTCGCTCGAGTGCTCCGCCGCTCTTGCCCACTCCTTCTGGAGGCTCCGGTCGCCCCCGTCCACACTGCGCCTATTGCAACAATGATGGTCATCTTGAGTCTCAGTGCTACACGAAGAAGAAACACCTGCGCAAGGCTCGATCATCATCTTCAGGGACTTCGTCGTCTACCTCGACAGCTTCAGCCATTGCTTTGACTGAGCAGGATATTCTGAGACTTAAGCGTCTGCTCGCGGCTTCAGGTTCTTCCTCGACGGGTACTGCCGGTTCTGTGACTGATGCTTCCCGCACTGAGCAATCaccctctacacagtcag GACCGTCACACGCACACTctggttggggctggccctcgccgccgtga
- the LOC119320217 gene encoding uncharacterized protein LOC119320217 isoform X4 translates to MFSSSPEGTRFRGSASEVGGRHHPSREGGAQAAVDGSGRAAVCPRDEGVPARWLPKGGIPAPLPLFRIVFLLYGVMLKQSKVMLSSSHGAVPSWTDGSDDEYRVTRCCSSFFFSPRDCFHRPGWTTIMLESAEQAAAPTLATTGWGRSALCSEVAQVDVRRAATAAPGADNRTKGEADELEKIKYSTYTDVI, encoded by the exons ATGTTCTCTTCGTCTCCAGAGGGAACGCGATTTAGGGGAAGCGCTAGCGAGGTCGGCGGTCGCCATCACCCATCTCGTGAAGGGGGCGCTCAGGCGGCAGTCGATGGTTCTGGCAGGGCAGCGGTGTGTCCGCGGGATGAGGGCGTTCCCGCGAGGTGGTTGCCGAAGGGAGGCATCCCTGCGCCACTGCCACTAttccgtatcgttttcctcctct ATGGTGTCATGTTGAAGCAGAGCAAGGTGATGTTGTCCTCGAGCCATGGGGCAGTGCCGTCGTGGACAGACGGGTCAGATGATGAGTACAGAGTTACACGATgttgctcctctttttttttctcgcCGAGGGACTGCTTCCACCGCCCAG GTTGGACAACAATAATGTTGGAATCCGCCGAGCAGGCCGCTGCCCCGACGTTGGCCACCACTGGCTGGGGTCGTAGTGCCCTCTGCTCGGAGGTCGCCCAGGTCGACGTCCGTAG agctgctactgctgctccaggGGCAGATAATCGAACAAAGGGTGAGGCGGACGAGCTAGAGAAGATTAAGTATTCCACATATACAG
- the LOC119320302 gene encoding heat shock 70 kDa protein, mitochondrial-like — MAVRMFRTKVGSFQHHVRGCVAFSTERPKLVTVGIDFGCKNSRVAIIDSLVPHVVDSEIGRFTPSYVTFTQQNSYLPYKWSLQHLDPVGNCVAVGELAKRRMWRQPSDVVYNIKSLIGKQFQDPSVQEMRRRVHFSIIEGPGGEAWVGICGMEFSPVCIATAIFQKLKHIVLMDQFHDELQAVISVPAFFDELQKEHIKSAAHRAGFKLLQLIDEPIAAALSSITTEDGIVVVFGMGAGSYSVTILRVSPDRKIEIRTQFADTSVGGDQFDDKLVDFIGRQILEGHSVDIRGDIYAMKMVAEAVEQAKVELSSKPAVTVSVPSFSTSVPGPVDLNIKISRPLFEKLVKDLLGQIKVKCQSILEDAKVSTEDIKEIVLFGGMTRVPKIQGIICEVFGQNLNTKVNPEEAVVVGSAIQAALILEDEQEISDDMIPLSIGFESSKGIFTKVIPRHSTLPIKRTVKIPTWLDYGERKCIRIFFGEHVMVQHNILLGETQVINNRGSFQGCVYFELTLEVDKDYVVKVRCAGDEVPLSFPINPKDRLKENVDKAVKRALLDWTMTGTEIRARLGNLSKHTMNTLDDVLSVRKDELPEDLCKEALNALADLQKSLDGDLEMLKAKMLSAKSVESKILNWLPPSELRDSDHEDYEYRDA, encoded by the exons ATGGCTGTTCGCATGTTTAGGACAAAAGTGGGTTCATTTCAG catcatgtacGTGGATGTGTTGCTTTCAG CACGGAGCGACCAAAACTTGTTACAGTGGGAATCGACTTTGGATGCAAAAATTCAAGAGTTGCAATAATAGACTCCTTG GTTCCACATGTTGTTGACAGTGAAATTGGCCGTTTCACACCATCGTATGTCACATTTACACAACAGAATTCATATCTACCATATAAATGGAGTCTACAACACTTGGACCCTGTTGGTAACTGTGTTGCAGTTGGAGAACTGGCAAAGCGTAGAATGTGGAGACAACCTTCAGATGTTGTTTATAACATAAAAAGTTTGATAGGAAAGCAATTTCAGGATCCCTCTGTCCAAGAAATGAGGAGAAGGGTCCATTTCAGCATTATTGAAGGACCTGGAGGAGAAGCTTGGGTGGGAATCTGTGGAATGGAGTTTTCTCCTGTTTGTATCGCAACTGCAATCTTCCAAAAACTGAAGCATATTGTTCTGATGGACCAGTTTCATGATGAGCTGCAGGCAGTGATAAGTGTGCCTGCTTTCTTTGATGAACTGCAGAAGGAGCACATAAAGTCAGCTGCACACAGAGCAGGCTTCAAGCTATTGCAACTAATAGATGAACCAATAGCTGCTGCGCTTTCTAGCATAACAACTGAAGATGGTATTGTTGTTGTTTTTGGCATGGGTGCCGGGTCTTATAGTGTCACAATCCTTCGTGTGTCTCCTGACAGAAAAATTGAG ATCAGAACTCAATTTGCTGACACCTCTGTTGGTGGGGATCAGTTTGATGACAAACTCGTGGATTTTATTGGTCGACAAATACTTGAAGGTCATTCAGTTGACATTCGTGGAGATATATATGCTATGAAAATGGTTGCAGAAGCGGTGGAGCAAGCTAAGGTTGAATTATCAAGCAAGCCTGCGGTTACAGTTTCAGTCCCTTCCTTCAGCACATCTGTCCCAGGACCTGTTGATCTTAACATTAAAATTTCTCGCCCGCTGTTTGAGAAGTTGGTCAAGGACTTGCTAGGACAAATTAAAGTCAAGTGTCAGAGTATTTTGGAAGATGCTAAGGTATCTACCGAGGATATCAAGGAAATCGTATTGTTTGGGGGGATGACCAGAGTTCCGAAGATACAGGGAATCATTTGTGAAGTCTTTGGTCAGAACCTGAACACTAAGGTGAACCCTgaagaagctgttgttgtaggatctGCGATTCAAGCTGCTCTCATTCTAGAAGATGAACAAGAGATTAGTGATGATATGATTCCGCTCTCTATTGGATTTGAGTCCTCAAAAGGAATTTTTACCAAAGTGATTCCAAGACACAGCACCCTTCCAATAAAACGGACAGTAAAGATTCCTACTTGGTTGGATTATGGCGAGCGCAAGTGTATCAGAATATTTTTCGGGGAGCATGTGATGGTTCAGCATAATATCCTATTGGGTGAGACACAGGTAATCAATAATAGAGGCTCATTTCAAGGTTGTGTTTATTTTGAACTGACATTGGAAGTTGACAAGGATTATGTGGTTAAAGTGAGATGTGCTGGTGATGAAGTGCCGTTGTCTTTCCCCATAAACCCAAAGGACAGATTGAAAGAGAACGTGGACAAGGCTGTCAAAAGGGCTCTACTTGACTGGACAATGACCGGTACAGAAATCCGTGCTAGGTTAGGAAATCTGTCAAAGCATACAATGAATACCCTTGACGATGTCTTGTCTGTGAGGAAGGATGAACTTCCAGAAGACCTTTGTAAGGAAGCATTGAATGCATTGGCTGATTTGCAGAAATCGTTGGATGGAGATCTCGAGATGTTGAAGGCCAAGATGCTCTCTGCTAAGTCAGTGGAATCAAAAATTCTAAACTGGCTGCCACCATCAGAATTGCGCGACAGTGACCATGAAGATTATGAATATAGAGATGCGTAG
- the LOC119320217 gene encoding uncharacterized protein LOC119320217 isoform X3 → MFSSSPEGTRFRGSASEVGGRHHPSREGGAQAAVDGSGRAAVCPRDEGVPARWLPKGGIPAPLPLFRIVFLLYGVMLKQSKVMLSSSHGAVPSWTDGSDDEYRVTRCCSSFFFSPRDCFHRPGWTTIMLESAEQAAAPTLATTGWGRSALCSEVAQVDVRSKAATAAPGADNRTKGEADELEKIKYSTYTDVI, encoded by the exons ATGTTCTCTTCGTCTCCAGAGGGAACGCGATTTAGGGGAAGCGCTAGCGAGGTCGGCGGTCGCCATCACCCATCTCGTGAAGGGGGCGCTCAGGCGGCAGTCGATGGTTCTGGCAGGGCAGCGGTGTGTCCGCGGGATGAGGGCGTTCCCGCGAGGTGGTTGCCGAAGGGAGGCATCCCTGCGCCACTGCCACTAttccgtatcgttttcctcctct ATGGTGTCATGTTGAAGCAGAGCAAGGTGATGTTGTCCTCGAGCCATGGGGCAGTGCCGTCGTGGACAGACGGGTCAGATGATGAGTACAGAGTTACACGATgttgctcctctttttttttctcgcCGAGGGACTGCTTCCACCGCCCAG GTTGGACAACAATAATGTTGGAATCCGCCGAGCAGGCCGCTGCCCCGACGTTGGCCACCACTGGCTGGGGTCGTAGTGCCCTCTGCTCGGAGGTCGCCCAGGTCGACGTCCGTAG CAA agctgctactgctgctccaggGGCAGATAATCGAACAAAGGGTGAGGCGGACGAGCTAGAGAAGATTAAGTATTCCACATATACAG